A genome region from Thermomonospora amylolytica includes the following:
- a CDS encoding ABC transporter ATP-binding protein, with protein sequence MTERSEDVSVAAAEHGVKDEEFLVVQDLYAGYGDAKVLHGVSLTVARGEVCAILGPNGAGKTTLLRALCGMVRGRGVIRLDGADLVGRSPDTVARLGVAHVPEGRGTFMPLTVEENLRLGAFTRRDRKAVEEDLERVYGYFPVLKQRLKQAAGSLSGGEQQMVALGRALMLRPRVLLLDEPSLGLAPLVTRELFGIVQAINEQERTTVVVVEQNAHLALGIARHAHVLETGRIVLSGTAADIRADEQVAQSYLGYRV encoded by the coding sequence ATGACCGAGCGAAGCGAGGACGTGAGCGTGGCCGCTGCCGAACACGGCGTCAAGGACGAGGAGTTCCTGGTCGTTCAGGACCTGTACGCCGGTTACGGCGACGCGAAGGTGCTGCACGGCGTGAGCCTGACCGTGGCGCGCGGGGAGGTGTGCGCCATCCTCGGGCCGAACGGGGCCGGCAAGACCACCCTGCTGCGGGCGCTGTGCGGGATGGTCAGGGGCCGCGGCGTCATCCGGCTCGACGGCGCCGACCTGGTCGGGCGGTCGCCCGACACGGTGGCGCGGCTGGGCGTCGCGCACGTTCCCGAGGGGCGCGGCACGTTCATGCCGCTGACCGTCGAGGAGAACCTGCGGCTCGGCGCGTTCACCCGCCGGGACCGCAAGGCGGTCGAGGAGGACCTGGAACGGGTCTACGGCTACTTCCCCGTGCTGAAGCAGCGGCTCAAGCAGGCGGCGGGCAGCCTGTCCGGCGGCGAGCAGCAGATGGTGGCGCTCGGCCGGGCGCTGATGCTGCGGCCCCGGGTGCTGCTGCTGGACGAGCCGTCCCTGGGGCTGGCGCCGCTGGTCACCCGGGAGCTGTTCGGCATCGTGCAGGCCATCAACGAACAGGAGCGGACCACCGTGGTCGTCGTCGAACAGAACGCCCATCTCGCGCTGGGCATCGCGCGGCACGCGCACGTCCTGGAGACCGGCCGGATCGTGCTGTCGGGCACCGCCGCCGACATCCGGGCCGACGAGCAGGTCGCCCAGTCCTACCTCGGCTACCGGGTGTGA
- a CDS encoding ABC transporter ATP-binding protein, translating to MLEVHDLTVRFGGITALDGVGFTVAQGEMVGLIGPNGAGKTTLFNCLTRRYDADAGSVAYEGRNLLAVPPHAITRLGIARTFQNLGLFSRMSVRDNVLVGAHTHGRAGFWSAALWLPVLRGEEAGLRRAADEVLERLGLTAVADHPAAGLPFGTLKRVELARALAARPRLLLLDEPVNGLNQAEVAEFAATLRAIRSDLDLTVIVVEHHMGFVMGTCDRVVCLDFGRKIAEGPPEEVQRDPAVIEAYLGTPA from the coding sequence ATGCTGGAGGTTCATGATCTTACCGTTCGGTTCGGTGGCATCACCGCGCTGGACGGTGTCGGCTTCACGGTGGCGCAAGGCGAGATGGTCGGGCTGATCGGCCCGAACGGCGCCGGCAAGACCACCCTGTTCAACTGCCTGACCCGGCGGTACGACGCGGACGCCGGGTCGGTGGCCTACGAGGGGCGGAACCTGCTGGCGGTGCCGCCGCACGCGATCACCCGGCTCGGCATCGCCCGCACCTTCCAGAACCTGGGCCTGTTCAGCCGGATGTCGGTGCGCGACAACGTGCTGGTCGGCGCGCACACCCACGGCAGGGCCGGGTTCTGGTCGGCGGCGCTGTGGCTGCCGGTGCTGCGCGGCGAGGAGGCCGGGCTGCGCCGCGCGGCCGATGAGGTGCTGGAACGCCTCGGCCTGACCGCGGTGGCCGACCATCCGGCCGCCGGGCTGCCGTTCGGCACCCTCAAGCGGGTCGAACTGGCCCGCGCGCTGGCCGCCCGCCCCCGGCTGCTGCTGCTGGACGAGCCGGTGAACGGGCTCAACCAGGCCGAGGTGGCGGAGTTCGCGGCGACGCTGCGGGCGATCCGCTCGGACCTGGACCTGACCGTGATCGTCGTCGAGCACCACATGGGGTTCGTGATGGGCACCTGCGACCGGGTGGTGTGCCTGGACTTCGGCCGCAAGATCGCCGAGGGACCGCCCGAGGAGGTCCAGCGCGACCCCGCCGTCATCGAGGCCTACCTGGGGACGCCCGCATGA
- a CDS encoding PucR family transcriptional regulator — MAGGFSTETLTGADTVRAERARILARLLDRVEDLAERAIITMRAEIPAYAAMPPEILADARDQVLRHYRTKLAVLLEDRTVTLDDIAYTRRAAMRRARAGLALADYINAFRVGQQVFWEAVVECAGRSSAGHEAALTLAAPLMRYCDFASTHAANAYVEFQQYAAAEAVRESRDLLETLLAGEAPTRGPQLAAAHAHGLTPGSDEPLVVVTAVLVGPKQATGDQAVAAGPDQGADARHAACAALARTGVNGRRTLSVVRHSEIVAIAALGPGDGAAAAGRLCDRLAEVREGLLGEGIVLALGISTVVHGIEQIPQAYREARAVLEFLPEDGGVAALPRITPFQYLAMRADDTARHLVDPRITALLAEDRARGGVLTATIRAFAAADLNLRAAAERLQIHHNTAQYRLRRIQERTGRNLRHITDLVELLVAIALYDSLPAGHKPAAEKTGLRDQ, encoded by the coding sequence ATGGCCGGTGGTTTCAGCACGGAAACGCTCACCGGTGCGGACACGGTCCGCGCTGAACGCGCGCGCATCCTCGCCCGGCTCCTGGATCGCGTCGAGGATCTGGCCGAGCGGGCGATCATCACCATGCGCGCCGAGATCCCCGCGTACGCGGCGATGCCGCCCGAGATCCTGGCCGACGCCCGCGACCAGGTGCTGCGGCACTACCGCACCAAACTGGCGGTGCTGCTGGAGGACCGCACGGTCACCCTGGACGACATCGCCTACACCCGCCGGGCCGCGATGCGGCGGGCCCGCGCCGGGCTGGCGCTGGCCGACTACATCAACGCGTTCCGGGTCGGGCAGCAGGTGTTCTGGGAGGCGGTGGTGGAGTGCGCCGGCCGGTCGTCGGCCGGGCACGAGGCCGCGCTGACGCTGGCCGCGCCGCTGATGCGGTACTGCGACTTCGCCAGCACCCACGCCGCCAACGCGTACGTGGAGTTCCAGCAGTACGCCGCCGCAGAGGCGGTGCGCGAAAGCCGCGACCTGCTGGAGACGCTGCTGGCCGGGGAGGCGCCCACGCGCGGCCCGCAACTGGCCGCCGCGCACGCGCACGGCCTGACCCCCGGATCGGACGAGCCGCTGGTGGTGGTGACCGCGGTGCTGGTCGGCCCCAAGCAGGCGACCGGCGACCAGGCCGTGGCGGCCGGCCCCGACCAGGGCGCCGACGCCCGGCACGCCGCCTGCGCCGCCCTCGCCCGGACCGGGGTGAACGGCCGGCGCACCCTGTCGGTGGTGCGGCACTCGGAGATCGTGGCGATCGCCGCGCTCGGCCCCGGCGACGGGGCGGCGGCGGCCGGGCGGCTGTGCGACCGGCTGGCCGAGGTCCGCGAGGGCCTGCTCGGCGAGGGCATCGTGCTGGCCCTGGGCATCAGCACGGTGGTGCACGGCATCGAGCAGATCCCGCAGGCCTACCGGGAGGCCCGCGCGGTGCTGGAGTTCCTGCCCGAGGACGGGGGAGTGGCGGCGCTGCCGCGGATCACCCCGTTCCAGTACCTGGCGATGCGGGCCGACGACACCGCCCGCCACCTGGTGGACCCGCGGATCACCGCGCTGCTGGCCGAGGACCGGGCCCGCGGCGGGGTGCTGACCGCCACCATCCGGGCGTTCGCCGCCGCCGACCTCAACCTGCGGGCCGCCGCCGAGCGGCTGCAGATCCACCACAACACCGCCCAGTACCGGCTGCGCCGCATCCAGGAGCGCACCGGCCGGAACCTGCGGCACATCACCGACCTGGTGGAACTCCTGGTCGCCATCGCCCTGTACGACTCGTTGCCCGCGGGGCACAAACCCGCCGCGGAAAAGACTGGTCTCCGCGACCAATGA
- a CDS encoding long-chain-fatty-acid--CoA ligase encodes MNLADRVRTAAERIGTRTVLALDEARLTYRGLEVLSARTGAFLRRRGVRPGDRVAVMLPNVPEFAVVYYGVLRAGAVVVPLDPLLKRREIAAYVGDCRARLLIAWHAYAETVEAAASATGTDCLFVVPEEFRRLLRGVPPDHDVAPTAPDDTAVILYTAGTTGRARGVELTHGNLLGNSATVARMYGLGVDDVVLGALPLYHAFGQTCALNATVHAGGRLALMPRFDPARALEIVRREGVTVLPGVPTMYIALLDQPGVSDLSLLRLCVSGGSALPPAVARAYETRFGCTIIEGYGLSETSPVAATNRSGPGGRPGSIGRPIAGVEMKVVGEDGAELPPGRIGEIVIRGPNVMKGYWNDPDATAAAVRDGWFHTGDLGRVDEDGYFYLVDRRRDVIIRGGRTVYPREIEEVLYEHPAVRQAAVVGVPHPELGEEIAAVVALRDPVDPDELRDFVRERVAAYKYPRLIRCTDKLPTSPTGKILKRAIGLPADLPAPRR; translated from the coding sequence ATGAACCTCGCGGACCGGGTGCGCACCGCCGCCGAGCGCATCGGCACAAGGACGGTTCTGGCGCTTGACGAGGCGAGGCTCACCTACCGCGGGCTGGAGGTGCTCAGCGCCAGGACCGGCGCGTTCCTGCGGCGGCGCGGGGTGCGGCCCGGCGACCGGGTGGCGGTCATGCTGCCGAACGTGCCGGAGTTCGCGGTCGTCTACTACGGGGTGCTGCGCGCCGGCGCGGTCGTGGTGCCCCTGGACCCGCTGCTGAAGCGCCGCGAGATCGCCGCCTACGTGGGCGACTGCCGGGCCCGGCTGCTGATCGCCTGGCACGCCTACGCCGAGACCGTCGAGGCCGCGGCGTCCGCCACCGGCACCGACTGCCTGTTCGTGGTGCCCGAGGAGTTCCGCCGGCTGCTGCGCGGGGTTCCGCCCGACCACGACGTCGCGCCCACCGCGCCGGACGACACGGCCGTCATCCTCTACACCGCCGGGACCACCGGCCGCGCCCGGGGCGTCGAGCTGACCCACGGCAACCTGCTCGGCAACTCCGCCACCGTCGCGCGCATGTACGGGCTGGGAGTGGACGACGTGGTGCTGGGAGCGCTTCCGCTGTACCACGCGTTCGGGCAGACCTGCGCGCTGAACGCCACCGTCCACGCGGGGGGCCGGCTGGCGCTGATGCCGCGGTTCGACCCCGCCCGGGCGCTGGAGATCGTCCGGCGGGAGGGCGTCACCGTCCTGCCGGGCGTGCCGACCATGTACATCGCGCTGCTGGACCAGCCCGGCGTCTCCGACCTGTCGCTGCTGCGGCTGTGCGTGAGCGGCGGCTCGGCGCTGCCCCCGGCGGTGGCGCGTGCCTACGAGACCCGGTTCGGCTGCACGATCATCGAGGGTTACGGGCTCAGCGAGACCTCCCCGGTCGCCGCCACCAACCGGTCCGGCCCCGGCGGCCGCCCCGGCTCGATCGGCCGCCCGATCGCCGGGGTGGAGATGAAGGTGGTCGGCGAGGACGGGGCGGAACTGCCGCCGGGCCGGATCGGCGAGATCGTGATCCGCGGCCCGAACGTGATGAAGGGCTACTGGAACGACCCGGACGCCACCGCCGCCGCCGTCCGCGACGGCTGGTTCCACACCGGCGATCTCGGCCGGGTCGACGAGGACGGCTACTTCTACCTGGTCGACCGGCGCCGCGACGTGATCATCCGGGGCGGCCGGACCGTGTACCCCCGGGAGATCGAGGAGGTCCTGTACGAGCATCCCGCGGTCCGCCAGGCCGCCGTCGTCGGCGTCCCGCATCCCGAGCTCGGCGAGGAGATCGCCGCGGTCGTCGCGCTGCGCGATCCGGTCGACCCGGACGAGCTGCGCGACTTCGTGCGGGAACGGGTCGCCGCCTACAAGTACCCGCGCCTGATCAGGTGCACCGACAAGCTGCCCACCAGTCCCACCGGGAAGATCCTCAAACGCGCCATCGGGCTTCCCGCCGACCTGCCCGCCCCCAGGAGGTGA
- a CDS encoding alpha/beta hydrolase family protein — MRRRFTTVLAAGLSAVALTATPATAEPPPPVGEVPGDQPLPGYTVSNPPMAPAIVNGQPSRVLQGVHEHAAYKIEVPPNWNGQLVMWAHGFRGATRVLTVDPPGFGLRQHLLNQGYAWAASSYYGNDYDVRAGVLSTRDLASHFARTVGRPHKTFIAGVSMGGHVTARSIEEYPGFYDGALPMCGVLGDHELFDFFLDYQVVAQDLADLGSYPLPPDYAGTVVPQIQQKLGLTGLTPTAPDPANELGGQFRAIVINRTGGDRPGDDAAFAYWKDYLFGLSGSVPGGTLAQDPARISTNAKTFYWPSAPVNVNRTVQRVKPRDPASRHTSRLTQIPAIRGKLSAPVVSLHNLGDLFVPFSMEQDYKADAARHHRDGLLVQRAIRSVGHCEFSPNEVITAWNDLVRWERDGVRPAGDDVMRRRTVADPDYGCRFTDPAAHSTGTRPLFPAC, encoded by the coding sequence TTGCGCCGTCGATTCACGACCGTGCTGGCCGCCGGATTGAGCGCCGTCGCGCTGACGGCCACCCCCGCGACGGCCGAGCCGCCGCCGCCCGTCGGCGAGGTGCCGGGCGACCAGCCGCTGCCCGGCTACACCGTCAGCAACCCGCCGATGGCGCCGGCCATCGTGAACGGGCAGCCGAGCCGCGTGCTGCAGGGCGTGCACGAGCACGCCGCCTACAAGATCGAGGTGCCGCCGAACTGGAACGGGCAGCTCGTCATGTGGGCGCACGGGTTCCGCGGGGCCACCCGCGTGCTGACCGTCGACCCGCCCGGCTTCGGGCTGCGCCAGCACCTGCTGAACCAGGGGTACGCGTGGGCGGCCTCGTCGTACTACGGCAACGACTACGACGTGCGGGCCGGGGTCCTTAGCACCCGCGACCTGGCGTCGCACTTCGCCAGGACGGTCGGCAGGCCGCACAAGACCTTCATCGCCGGAGTGTCGATGGGCGGGCACGTCACCGCCCGGTCGATCGAGGAGTACCCTGGCTTCTACGACGGGGCCCTGCCGATGTGCGGGGTGCTCGGCGACCACGAGCTGTTCGACTTCTTCCTGGACTACCAGGTGGTCGCCCAGGACCTGGCGGACCTGGGCTCCTACCCGCTGCCGCCGGACTACGCGGGCACGGTCGTCCCGCAGATCCAGCAGAAGCTCGGCCTGACCGGCCTCACGCCCACCGCCCCCGATCCCGCCAACGAGCTGGGCGGGCAGTTCCGCGCCATCGTGATCAACCGGACCGGCGGGGACCGGCCGGGCGACGACGCGGCGTTCGCGTACTGGAAGGACTACCTGTTCGGGCTGTCCGGCTCGGTGCCCGGCGGCACGCTCGCCCAGGACCCGGCCAGGATCTCGACCAACGCGAAGACCTTCTACTGGCCGAGTGCCCCGGTGAACGTGAACCGGACCGTGCAGCGGGTCAAGCCCCGTGACCCGGCCTCCCGCCACACCAGCCGGCTGACCCAGATCCCCGCGATCCGCGGGAAGCTGTCCGCCCCGGTGGTGTCCCTGCACAACCTCGGCGACCTGTTCGTCCCGTTCTCCATGGAGCAGGATTACAAGGCCGACGCCGCCCGCCACCACCGCGACGGGCTGCTGGTGCAGCGCGCCATCCGTTCGGTGGGGCACTGCGAGTTCAGCCCGAACGAGGTCATCACCGCCTGGAACGACCTGGTCCGCTGGGAGCGCGACGGGGTCCGCCCGGCCGGCGACGACGTGATGCGCCGCCGGACCGTCGCCGACCCGGACTACGGCTGCCGCTTCACCGACCCGGCCGCCCACTCCACCGGCACCCGGCCGCTCTTCCCGGCCTGCTGA
- a CDS encoding cysteine hydrolase family protein produces MSTSALIVIDMLNPYDHEDADVLAGSVEKIVAPLRGLVERARDRDDVLLLYVNDNYGDFSATRHQMIDKALRGRRPDLVEPIVPADDCAFLAKVRHSAFYGTALEYLLLREGVEEVVLSGQVTEQCILYSALDAYVRHLRIRVPRDTVAHIDPGLGEAALRMMERNMRADIVTAATCFG; encoded by the coding sequence GTGAGCACCAGCGCCCTGATCGTGATCGACATGCTGAACCCGTACGACCACGAGGACGCCGACGTCCTGGCGGGAAGCGTCGAGAAGATCGTCGCCCCGCTGCGCGGCCTGGTCGAACGCGCCCGGGACCGCGACGACGTGCTGCTGCTGTACGTCAACGACAACTACGGGGACTTTTCGGCCACCCGGCACCAGATGATCGACAAGGCGCTGCGGGGGCGGCGGCCGGACCTGGTGGAGCCGATCGTGCCCGCCGACGACTGCGCGTTCCTGGCCAAGGTGCGGCACAGCGCGTTCTACGGCACCGCCCTGGAGTACCTGCTGCTGCGCGAGGGCGTCGAAGAGGTCGTGCTGTCCGGGCAGGTCACCGAGCAGTGCATCCTCTACAGCGCACTGGACGCCTACGTCCGCCACCTGCGGATCAGGGTGCCGCGCGACACGGTCGCGCACATCGACCCCGGGCTGGGGGAGGCGGCGCTGCGGATGATGGAGCGCAACATGCGCGCCGACATCGTCACCGCCGCCACCTGTTTCGGCTGA
- a CDS encoding cupin domain-containing protein, whose amino-acid sequence MPARLLAVGLTVCAALTLMPETAAATPSYGVQARTIAQRTVGDVEYVLREITIAPGGSTGWHYHDGRLYAVVRAGTLTRTLADCTTTMVHPRGDVIVEPSGPDHVHIGRNLGTTPVVLEVLYVNPVGRPLAQDVPNPGCGFQ is encoded by the coding sequence ATGCCCGCTCGTCTGCTGGCCGTGGGGCTGACCGTGTGCGCAGCGCTCACCCTGATGCCGGAGACCGCCGCCGCCACCCCCTCCTACGGAGTCCAGGCCCGCACGATCGCCCAGCGGACCGTGGGCGACGTGGAGTACGTGCTCCGGGAGATCACCATCGCGCCGGGCGGCAGCACCGGCTGGCACTACCACGACGGCCGGCTGTACGCGGTGGTCAGGGCCGGGACCCTGACCCGCACGCTGGCCGACTGCACGACCACGATGGTGCATCCCCGCGGGGACGTCATCGTCGAGCCGAGCGGCCCCGACCACGTCCACATCGGCCGGAACCTCGGCACGACCCCGGTGGTGCTGGAGGTCCTGTACGTGAACCCGGTCGGCAGGCCGCTGGCCCAGGACGTCCCCAACCCCGGCTGCGGCTTCCAGTGA
- a CDS encoding nitroreductase/quinone reductase family protein produces the protein MPADFNQQIIEEFRAGNGRVGGLFEGARLILLTTTGARSGRPHTVPLGYLIDEERRVVIASAGGSPKHPAWYHNLLAHPRVTVEDGAFTYEADAVVLEGEERDRVFARAVEADPGWAEYEAESGRTLPVVALEFVTGGPNAHALGEGLKAVHDAFRRELAILRREVAEAGPRLGAQLRVNCLAFCQGLHHHHTIEDAQTFPFLGERHPELAATLARLRAEHVTVQRLLERLQELVSAGDADPRALLPEVERLSAELKAHLDYEEEQLVQVLNGVRP, from the coding sequence ATGCCCGCAGACTTCAACCAGCAGATCATCGAGGAATTCCGTGCTGGCAACGGCCGGGTGGGCGGCCTCTTCGAGGGGGCCAGGCTCATCCTGCTCACCACCACCGGGGCCAGGAGCGGACGGCCCCACACCGTTCCCCTGGGCTATCTGATCGACGAGGAACGCCGCGTCGTCATCGCCTCCGCCGGGGGCTCCCCCAAGCACCCGGCCTGGTACCACAACCTGCTCGCCCATCCCCGGGTCACCGTCGAGGACGGGGCGTTCACCTACGAGGCGGACGCCGTGGTCCTGGAGGGCGAGGAACGCGACCGGGTCTTCGCCCGCGCCGTCGAGGCCGACCCCGGCTGGGCCGAGTACGAGGCCGAGTCGGGCCGGACGCTGCCCGTCGTGGCGCTGGAGTTCGTGACCGGCGGGCCGAACGCCCACGCGCTGGGCGAGGGGCTGAAGGCCGTGCACGACGCGTTCCGCCGCGAGCTGGCGATCCTCCGCAGGGAGGTCGCCGAGGCGGGGCCGCGGCTCGGCGCCCAGCTCCGCGTCAACTGCCTGGCGTTCTGCCAGGGGTTGCACCACCACCACACGATCGAGGACGCGCAGACGTTCCCGTTCCTTGGCGAGCGGCATCCCGAGCTGGCCGCGACGCTGGCGCGGCTGCGCGCCGAGCACGTGACGGTCCAGCGGCTCCTGGAGCGGTTGCAGGAGCTGGTCTCGGCCGGCGACGCCGACCCGCGGGCGCTGCTGCCGGAGGTGGAGCGGCTGTCGGCCGAGCTGAAGGCGCACCTGGACTACGAGGAGGAGCAGCTCGTGCAGGTCCTGAACGGCGTGCGGCCCTAG
- a CDS encoding RICIN domain-containing protein, whose translation MSRSADAAGGKVTDAADRGAADGVGVRLWTWPDNARRQWRLEPAA comes from the coding sequence GTGTCGCGTTCGGCCGATGCCGCCGGCGGAAAGGTCACCGACGCGGCGGACCGCGGCGCCGCGGACGGCGTCGGCGTGCGGCTGTGGACCTGGCCGGACAACGCCCGCCGGCAGTGGCGCCTGGAACCGGCGGCTTGA
- a CDS encoding carboxylate--amine ligase/circularly permuted type 2 ATP-grasp protein, with the protein MTAERPGLVAVGVEEEFHTVDLRTHRLLPRADSLLEQLPPDRFVAELQRSVVETNSRPFVRLDDLAEDLAALRRGVVAAAEPLGMGIVAAGTVPVVDLDALKVTPDPRYENMLDEYQLLAREQLICGAQVHVDVGDRDSAVAVAHRLGRWVPPLLALSVSSPYWLGSDTGYASYRTLLWQRWPTTGPVDGLASAAEYDRLLDELVRSGVISDRGMAYFDIRPSAHLPTVELRVCDACPRVEDVVLLAGLFRALVIRELAAVDAGEPPRPGHPALVRAATWRAARSGLGGELVDPATGEPQPAGELVRALVEGLRPQLEGTGDWELVSELAEAALARGDSATRQRAAFAAGGMDAVVELLLAETRANIEWAPDAGPARREVTRMLSGYRTDADEAVVFDGTARSPYGTIMNALDRLGPEGLAERDRERRRVQRNLGMTFRVAGEDTDRLFPVDLVPRVIAAEDWRPLQRGLRQRVRALEAFLHDVYGERAVIRDGVLPAWVADESPGLLPEGRRVPRSAVRCAVAGIDLVRDGAGRWSVLEDNLRVPSGIGYAMANRWLAARVMPELTSTLPTAAASRAVSVLRAALTRAAPALALVTSGPQDSAYFEHRLLAQELAVPLVTPDRLVCDADGVHLDDGRPVRVLYRRIDEDELFDAVPGLTEAMERGAVTLANAPGNGVGDDKALYAYVPRLIEYYLGEPPLLDNVPTYLCRDPEQRAEVLDRLAELVVKPVDGYGGMGVVVGPDASADELDEARERIAAEPERWIAQETVDLSTHPTFVDGRLEPRAVDLRAFVVQGSEPAVLPLALTRVAPAGSRIVNSSQGGGSKDTWLLP; encoded by the coding sequence ATGACGGCCGAACGTCCCGGACTCGTGGCCGTGGGGGTCGAGGAGGAGTTCCACACCGTCGACCTGCGGACCCATCGGCTGCTGCCGCGCGCCGACAGCCTGCTGGAGCAGTTGCCGCCGGACCGGTTCGTGGCCGAGCTGCAGCGGTCGGTCGTGGAGACCAACAGCCGGCCGTTCGTCCGGCTGGACGATCTGGCCGAGGACCTGGCCGCGCTGCGGCGCGGCGTGGTGGCCGCGGCCGAGCCGCTGGGGATGGGCATCGTGGCGGCCGGGACGGTCCCGGTGGTGGACCTGGACGCGCTCAAGGTCACGCCCGACCCCCGCTACGAGAACATGCTCGACGAGTACCAGCTCCTGGCCCGCGAGCAGCTCATCTGCGGGGCCCAGGTGCACGTGGACGTGGGCGACCGCGACTCGGCCGTGGCGGTGGCGCACCGGCTCGGGCGGTGGGTGCCGCCGCTGCTGGCGCTGTCGGTCAGCTCGCCGTACTGGCTCGGCTCCGACACCGGCTACGCCAGCTACCGGACCCTGCTGTGGCAGCGCTGGCCCACCACCGGGCCGGTGGACGGGCTGGCGTCGGCCGCCGAGTACGACCGGCTGCTGGACGAGCTGGTCCGCTCCGGGGTGATCAGCGACCGGGGCATGGCCTACTTCGACATCCGGCCCTCGGCCCACCTGCCCACCGTGGAGCTGCGGGTGTGCGACGCCTGCCCGCGGGTGGAGGACGTGGTGCTGCTGGCCGGGCTGTTCCGGGCGCTGGTGATCCGCGAGCTGGCCGCCGTCGACGCCGGCGAGCCGCCCCGGCCCGGGCATCCGGCGCTGGTGCGGGCCGCGACCTGGCGGGCCGCCCGGTCCGGGCTCGGCGGGGAGCTGGTCGATCCGGCGACCGGCGAGCCGCAGCCGGCCGGCGAGCTGGTCCGCGCGCTGGTCGAGGGCCTGCGCCCGCAACTGGAGGGGACCGGGGACTGGGAGCTGGTGAGCGAACTGGCCGAGGCGGCGCTGGCCCGCGGCGACTCGGCGACCCGGCAGCGCGCCGCGTTCGCCGCGGGCGGGATGGACGCGGTGGTGGAGCTGCTGCTGGCCGAGACCCGGGCCAACATCGAGTGGGCGCCGGACGCCGGCCCGGCCCGCCGCGAGGTGACCCGGATGCTGTCGGGCTACCGTACCGACGCCGACGAGGCGGTGGTGTTCGACGGCACCGCCCGCAGCCCGTACGGGACGATCATGAACGCGCTGGACCGGCTGGGACCGGAGGGGCTGGCCGAACGCGACCGCGAACGGCGGCGGGTGCAGCGGAACCTGGGCATGACGTTCCGGGTCGCCGGTGAGGACACCGATCGGCTGTTCCCGGTGGACCTGGTGCCCCGGGTGATCGCCGCCGAGGACTGGCGGCCGTTGCAGCGCGGGCTGCGGCAGCGGGTGCGGGCGCTGGAGGCGTTCCTGCACGACGTGTACGGCGAGCGCGCCGTGATCCGGGACGGGGTGCTGCCCGCCTGGGTCGCCGACGAGTCGCCCGGCCTGCTGCCCGAGGGCCGCCGGGTGCCGCGTTCGGCGGTGCGGTGCGCGGTCGCCGGGATCGACCTGGTGCGGGACGGGGCGGGCCGCTGGTCGGTGCTGGAGGACAACCTGCGGGTGCCGTCCGGCATCGGGTACGCCATGGCCAACCGCTGGCTGGCCGCCCGCGTCATGCCCGAGCTGACCTCGACCCTGCCCACGGCGGCGGCCTCCCGCGCGGTGAGCGTGCTGCGCGCCGCCCTGACCCGCGCCGCGCCCGCCCTCGCCCTGGTGACGTCGGGGCCACAGGACTCGGCGTACTTCGAGCACCGGCTGCTGGCGCAGGAGCTGGCGGTCCCGCTGGTCACGCCGGACCGGCTGGTCTGCGACGCGGACGGCGTGCACCTCGACGACGGCAGGCCGGTCCGGGTGCTGTACCGGCGGATCGACGAGGACGAGCTGTTCGACGCCGTGCCGGGGCTGACGGAGGCGATGGAACGGGGCGCGGTCACGCTGGCCAACGCGCCCGGCAACGGCGTCGGCGACGACAAGGCCCTGTACGCCTACGTCCCCCGGCTCATCGAGTACTACCTGGGGGAACCGCCGCTGCTGGACAACGTGCCGACCTACCTGTGCCGCGACCCCGAGCAGCGCGCCGAGGTGCTGGACCGGCTGGCCGAGCTGGTGGTCAAGCCCGTCGACGGGTACGGCGGCATGGGCGTGGTGGTCGGCCCGGACGCCTCCGCCGACGAGCTGGACGAGGCCCGGGAACGCATCGCGGCCGAACCCGAACGGTGGATCGCCCAGGAGACCGTGGACCTGTCCACGCACCCCACGTTCGTCGACGGGCGGCTGGAGCCGCGCGCGGTGGACCTGCGGGCGTTCGTGGTGCAGGGGTCCGAGCCGGCGGTGCTGCCGCTGGCGCTGACCAGGGTCGCGCCCGCCGGGAGCCGGATCGTCAACTCCTCCCAGGGAGGCGGGTCCAAGGACACCTGGCTGCTGCCCTGA